Proteins found in one Scomber scombrus chromosome 15, fScoSco1.1, whole genome shotgun sequence genomic segment:
- the LOC133995566 gene encoding uncharacterized protein LOC133995566, giving the protein MEISPFSFAPERYWTEEKERALIAFFSKHSCLWNHKSESYKNRQLRWKTLERLRILLSAHPPPVPFTAEDIKNKFKNLRTTFQRQYKMVKASKVCGSNDVFVPQWKHYQQLMFLQGCWDLDDGADVQPLSPPIIQQEESRPVLPSPGLIISFLPTPSTSSPSSTSPCIPSNMMVKCYWTDERERELIAFYSEHSCLWNKKSENHNNRQLRMKLLETLKSQLSDQSVSFSVEDIKCKFKNLRTVFNREYKAVQASRASDKLYVSKWKHYQQLLFLCECCDEDDGSDDLLILIPPEDKDPEHGNQTPSSTLSSFSSSSTQTNSVKFSKTSAPSASSQSDAKTNAGAAYQIFLTGSPDNLKLLSQTAASSTLPVSPSSSPLDTKPCTNPSPLTFSVLGPVLTESRLIGDARCHWNEAKVQQLISFYSEHSCLWNHKSESYRNRLLRQSLLETLSTLLSNNEPVPFTVEDIKTKFRNLRTIFQREHKAVSANKTCGSEDFYLPKWKHYRELMFLCDSCDEDDQPEELHFPQPRDSNLPHLESQAPSSSLHYQTCPSTTYQTTTVTSQRLDAPPSPTPPDSQLSSSSSSSPPSTSSSRDDGRLRKRARRRPPHATGEVLDFMRTFCQSHTVSPHAGFLKYVEECLNETPPDKVKKLKKKIIDTIHSVSEEV; this is encoded by the exons ATGGAGATATCTCCGTTCAGCTTCGCTCCGGAGAGATACTGGacggaggagaaagagagggcgCTCATAGCATTCTTCTCCA AGCACAGCTGTCTGTGGAACCACAAGTCAGAGAGTTATAAGAACCGACAGCTGCGATGGAAAACCCTGGAACGCCTGAGGATACTTCTGTCAGCTCACCCTCCGCCCGTTCCCTTCACAG cGGAAGACATCAAGAACAAGTTCAAGAACCTTCGTACCACCTTCCAGCGTCAGTACAAAATGGTGAAGGCGAGCAAGGTGTGCGGCTCCAACGACGTGTTCGTGCCGCAGTGGAAACACTACCAGCAGCTCATGTTCCTGCAGGGCTGCTGGGACCTGGACGACGGCGCAGACGTCCAGCCGCTGTCGCCTCCCATTATTCAGCAGGAGGAGAGCCGGCCTGTCTTACCGTCCCCGGGACTGATCATCTCCTTCCTCCCCACCCCATCCACCTCCTCGCCTTCCTCCACGTCCCCCTGCATCCCCTCCAACATGATGGTGAAATGTTACTGGACTGACGAGAGGGAGCGCGAACTGATAGCTTTTTACTCCG AGCACAGCTGTCTGTGGAACAAGAAGTCTGAAAACCACAACAACCGTCAGCTGAGGATGAAGCTGCTGGAGACTCTGAAGAGCCAGCTgtctgaccaatcagtgtctTTCTCAG tTGAAGATATAAAGTGCAAGTTCAAGAACCTCCGGACCGTTTTTAACCGTGAATACAAGGCGGTGCAGGCGAGCCGGGCGTCCGACAAACTCTACGTGTCCAAATGGAAACACTACCAGCAGCTGCTCTTCCTCTGCGAGTGCTGCGACGAAGACGACGGCTCAGACGACCTGCTCATACTGATCCCGCCTGAAGACAAAGATCCCGAACACGGAAACCAAACGCCCTCGTCCACCCTGAGCAGcttctcctccagctccaccCAAACCAACAGCGTGAAGTTCAGCAAAACCTCCGCTCCCTCCGCCTCCAGTCAGAGCGACGCCAAAACCAACGCCGGCGCCGCCTACCAAATCTTCCTCACCGGCTCTCCGGATAATCTCAAACTATTGAGTCAGACCGCTGCTTCCTCAACGCTCCCCGTCTCTCCATCCAGTTCTCCGCTGGATACCAAACCTTGCACGAACCCGTCCCCTCTGACGTTCTCCGTGCTCGGCCCGGTTCTGACGGAGAGCAGACTGATCGGTGACGCCCGCTGCCACTGGAACGAAGCCAAAGTTCAGCAGCTCATATCCTTTTACTCTG aGCACAGCTGTCTGTGGAACCACAAGTCAGAGAGTTACAGGAACAGACTGCTGAGACAGAGTCTGCTGGAGACACTGAGCACCCTGCTGTCCAACAACGAGCCCGTCCCATTCACAG TGGAAGACATAAAGACAAAGTTCAGAAACCTGCGGACCATCTTCCAGCGTGAACACAAGGCGGTGAGCGCCAACAAAACGTGCGGCTCAGAAGACTTCTACCTCCCCAAGTGGAAACACTACCGCGAGCTCATGTTCCTCTGCGACTCCTGCGACGAGGACGACCAGCCCGAAGAGCTCCACTTCCCCCAACCGCGGGACTCCAACCTCCCCCACCTGGAGAGCCAAGCCCCATCCTCCTCCCTACACTACCAAACCTGCCCCTCCACCACCTACCAAACCACCACCGTCACATCGCAGAGGCTGGATGCCCCGCCCTCACCTACCCCACCAGACTCccagctctcctcctcctcctcttcctccccgcCCTCCACGTCCTCCTCCCGCGACGACGGCAGGTTGCGAAAGCGAGCGAGGCGCCGGCCGCCGCACGCCACCGGCGAGGTGCTGGACTTCATGAGGACGTTCTGTCAGAGTCACACGGTGTCGCCGCACGCCGGGTTCCTCAAGTACGTGGAGGAGTGTCTGAATGAGACGCCGCCCGATAAAGTGAAgaaactgaagaagaagatCATTGACACAATCCACAGCGTGTCAGAGGAGGTGTGA
- the mfsd14ba gene encoding hippocampus abundant transcript-like protein 1 gives MVGEQPAGTGRVVLVKKIIMKDGAALQQGIGRPSVYHAVVVIFLEFFAWGLLTTPMLTVLHETFPQHTFLMNGLIQGVKGLLSFMSAPLIGALSDVWGRRSFLLVTVFFTCAPIPLMRLSPWWYFAMISMSGAFSVTFSVIFAYVADVTDERERSTAYGLVSATFAASLVTSPAIGAYLSAWYGDNLVVLLATLIALADICFILLAVPESLPDKMRLNTWGAPISWEQADPFTSLRKVGQDPTVLLICITVFLSYLPEAGQYSSFFLYLRQVINFSSTTIAVFIGVVGILSIVAQTLLLTLLMRTLGNKNTVLLGLGFQILQLAWYGLGSEPWMMWAAGAVAAMSSITFPAVSALVSHSADSDKQALIPGPPFLLGACTVVVVAFIVALFIPEKPSPSSSASQLSLSDKPRPDSKESLSTLAGIHINTPLPGSDEETPPTASDEDFEPLLQDSIV, from the exons CTCCAGCAGGGTATCGGCAGGCCCAGTGTGTACCATGCGGTGGTGGTCATCTTCCTGGAGTTCTTCGCCTGGGGACTGCTCACTACGCCCATGCTCACC GTGCTACATGAAACGTTTCCCCAGCACACGTTCCTGATGAATGGACTCATTCAGGGTGTGAAG GGTCTACTGTCATTCATGTCTGCTCCTCTGATTGGTGCACTGTCAGATGTGTGGGGCAGGCGGTCCTTCCTATTGGTCACCGTCTTCTTCACCTGCGCCCCAATCCCTCTGATGAGGCTCAGCCCCTG GTGGTACTTCGCCATGATCTCCATGTCTGGAGCTTTCTCCGTCACCTTCTCTGTCATTTTCGCCTACGTTGCCGATGTGACGGACGAAAGAGAGAGGAGTACAGCCTACGGCCTG GTATCAGCTACCTTCGCAGCCAGCCTGGTGACGAGTCCGGCCATCGGGGCGTACCTGTCGGCCTGGTACGGAGACAACCTGGTGGTTCTGCTGGCCACTCTCATCGCTCTGGCCGACATCTGCTTCATCCTGCTGGCCGTGCCCGAGTCTCTACCGGACAAGATGAGGCTCAACACCTGGGGGGCGCCCATATCCTGGGAGCAGGCCGACCCCTTCACT tctctgaggaagGTTGGTCAGGACCCGACGGTCTTGCTGATCTGCATCACTGTGTTCCTGTCTTACCTGCCGGAGGCCGGACAGTACTCCAGCTTCTTCCTCTAcctcagacag GTTATCAATTTCTCCTCCACAACCATCGCTGTTTTTATTGGAGTGGTGGGCATTCTGTCCATTGTAGCAcag ACCCTCCTCCTAACGCTGCTGATGAGGACTCTGggtaataaaaacactgttctGTTGGGTTTGGGCTTCCAGATCCTTCAGCTGGCCTGGTACGGCTTAGGATCAGAGCCATG gATGATGTGGGCGGCTGGTGCTGTAGCAGCAATGTCCTCCATCACCTTCCCTGCAGTCTCTGCTCTGGTGTCACACTCTGCTGATTCTGATAAACAAG CGCTCATCCCCGGCCCACCTTTCCTGTTGGGGGCGTGCACCGTGGTGGTCGTCGCCTTCATCGTCGCACTCTTCATCCCCGAGAagccctccccttcctcctcggCCTCTCAGCTGTCACTCAGCGACAAGCCCCGCCCAGACAGCAAAGAGTCATTGTCCACGCTGGCGGGCATCCACATCAACACACCCCTCCCAGGCAGTGACGAGGAGACCCCTCCCACTGCCAGCGACGAGGACTTTGAGCCTCTGCTGCAGGACAGTATCGTTTGA